A DNA window from Luteolibacter luteus contains the following coding sequences:
- the recJ gene encoding single-stranded-DNA-specific exonuclease RecJ yields MRALPADWILHGDPFHTNGNGRAHAFPAILEHLILQRGLPAGDDLEGFLRPKLRDLSDPFEIGEMREAVTRILGAVDRGEHVCLYGDYDVDGVTSIAVMRRLLHAYGLEPRHFIPRRSNEGYGLSKAALERCMQEGPKPDLLIAVDCGTVSVDEIAALRADGVDVIVVDHHEPSPRGRPDVIALVNPKFGGGPTYLCAAGVCFKLAHAMVKERSVPGFDLKELLELVAVATIADIVPMIGENRILVRHGLKRLPLTLNPGLQALQEVSGMNGKATSMDVGFRIGPRLNAAGRMDVPEDALATLLTDCKRLARALAEKLDDYNKRRQTHENQIRREAMEMLSSSFDPVLDPVIVLGSRAWHPGVVGIVASRLMRQFHKPTFVVAIDEEGVGKGSGRSIEGVSLVQAIHACRGHLLAGGGHDMAAGLSITEDRMDAFRSDFADYVLQNTVPEQRLPKLRVDAEITFDQLSLEFLADYELLQPFGNGNPQPIFMARGVHLSRPPVHMKNQHLRLNLRQGYHEQDAVFFGGGEVALPDPPWDIAFTIDRNCFRGRTTLQIILQDVRASK; encoded by the coding sequence ATGCGCGCTCTCCCCGCCGACTGGATTCTCCACGGCGACCCTTTCCACACCAACGGGAACGGGCGTGCGCACGCCTTTCCAGCGATTCTCGAACATTTGATCCTCCAGCGCGGCCTTCCGGCAGGAGATGATCTGGAAGGTTTCCTCCGGCCCAAGCTTCGCGATCTCAGCGATCCCTTCGAAATCGGAGAAATGCGCGAGGCCGTAACCCGCATTCTGGGTGCCGTCGACCGCGGGGAGCACGTTTGCCTCTACGGCGACTATGATGTGGACGGGGTGACCTCCATCGCGGTCATGCGCCGCCTGTTGCACGCCTACGGGCTGGAGCCGCGCCACTTCATCCCGCGCCGCAGCAATGAAGGTTACGGTCTGAGCAAGGCTGCGCTCGAGCGCTGCATGCAGGAGGGCCCGAAGCCAGATCTTCTCATCGCCGTGGACTGCGGCACCGTGTCCGTCGATGAAATCGCCGCTCTCCGCGCGGACGGCGTGGATGTCATCGTCGTTGATCACCATGAGCCCAGCCCCCGAGGCAGGCCGGACGTGATCGCGCTGGTGAATCCGAAGTTCGGCGGCGGTCCGACCTATCTCTGCGCCGCCGGGGTCTGCTTCAAGCTGGCCCACGCCATGGTGAAGGAGCGGTCGGTCCCGGGCTTCGACCTGAAGGAGCTGCTCGAACTCGTGGCGGTGGCCACCATCGCCGACATCGTGCCGATGATCGGTGAAAACCGCATTCTCGTCCGCCATGGTCTCAAGCGCCTCCCGCTGACCCTGAATCCGGGCCTCCAAGCCCTTCAGGAAGTCTCCGGCATGAATGGCAAGGCGACCTCGATGGACGTCGGCTTCCGTATCGGGCCGCGCCTGAATGCCGCCGGCCGCATGGACGTGCCGGAGGATGCCCTCGCGACTCTCCTCACCGATTGCAAGCGCCTCGCCCGGGCCCTCGCGGAGAAGCTGGACGACTACAACAAGCGCCGCCAAACCCACGAGAACCAGATCCGGCGCGAGGCCATGGAGATGCTTTCCAGCAGCTTCGATCCGGTGCTAGATCCCGTCATCGTCCTCGGTTCCCGTGCCTGGCATCCGGGTGTTGTGGGCATCGTGGCCTCCCGCCTCATGCGGCAGTTCCACAAGCCCACCTTCGTCGTCGCGATTGACGAGGAAGGTGTGGGCAAGGGCAGTGGCCGCAGCATCGAGGGCGTTTCCCTGGTGCAGGCGATCCATGCTTGCCGCGGGCATCTGCTCGCCGGTGGCGGTCACGACATGGCTGCGGGTCTCTCGATCACGGAAGACCGCATGGATGCCTTCCGCAGCGACTTCGCAGACTACGTGCTCCAGAATACCGTGCCCGAGCAGCGCCTGCCGAAGCTGCGCGTGGATGCGGAGATCACCTTCGACCAGCTTTCACTGGAGTTCCTCGCGGACTACGAGCTTCTGCAGCCTTTCGGCAATGGCAACCCGCAGCCGATCTTCATGGCGCGCGGCGTCCATCTCAGCCGTCCGCCGGTGCATATGAAGAATCAGCACCTGCGCCTGAATCTTCGCCAAGGCTATCACGAACAGGATGCTGTCTTTTTCGGCGGCGGCGAAGTAGCCCTGCCGGATCCTCCGTGGGATATCGCCTTCACCATCGACCGCAATTGCTTCCGCGGTCGCACCACGCTGCAGATCATCCTGCAGGACGTGCGGGCCTCGAAGTAG